In Pelosinus sp. UFO1, one genomic interval encodes:
- a CDS encoding bifunctional 4-hydroxy-2-oxoglutarate aldolase/2-dehydro-3-deoxy-phosphogluconate aldolase, with product MHAVLEHVAEIGVVAILRGVDPSILVPLGQALEEAGVGAIEITLNSEGALQGIAALKEAIGEKLPIGAGTVMTGEDAHAAIKAGATFVLTPHLAEETLAVCCQAKIPAVIGVMTPSEIVRAYDLGCEMVKIFPASSLGANYFRELRGPLPQIATMAVGGVNKDNAVEFIKAGAMAVGAGGQLVDFAAAARGDWDAVTLKAKEIVTAVYSAKNRDL from the coding sequence ATGCATGCAGTATTGGAACATGTTGCTGAAATTGGTGTTGTAGCCATTCTGCGCGGTGTTGATCCTAGCATACTCGTACCCCTCGGACAAGCATTGGAAGAGGCTGGCGTAGGTGCAATTGAGATAACCTTAAATAGTGAAGGGGCTCTCCAGGGCATCGCGGCACTCAAGGAAGCAATTGGTGAAAAACTACCTATTGGAGCTGGGACCGTCATGACAGGAGAAGATGCTCATGCTGCTATTAAGGCTGGTGCGACTTTTGTGCTAACGCCACATCTGGCAGAGGAAACATTAGCCGTTTGCTGCCAGGCCAAAATTCCCGCAGTAATTGGTGTTATGACGCCATCAGAAATTGTACGAGCCTATGACTTAGGATGTGAAATGGTAAAAATTTTCCCAGCATCATCTTTAGGTGCTAACTATTTTCGGGAACTTCGTGGTCCATTACCACAGATAGCAACTATGGCGGTTGGCGGTGTGAACAAAGATAACGCTGTAGAGTTTATAAAAGCTGGTGCGATGGCTGTTGGTGCTGGAGGTCAACTCGTTGATTTTGCAGCTGCAGCACGGGGGGATTGGGACGCGGTAACGCTTAAAGCCAAGGAGATTGTTACTGCTGTTTATTCTGCGAAAAATAGAGATTTATAA
- a CDS encoding phosphoglycerate dehydrogenase, with amino-acid sequence MYKWKVVVTAVTFAKADPEPLNRLKAIGCEVITNSYGRPLTEGEMINIAQDADALIVGNDKVTSAMIRSCPKLKVIAKHGVGVDAIDSKTATECGVVVTNAPGVNSHEVADLAFGLLHMLSRGLYIANKATKEGNWLKPMGVGLWGKTIGIIGVGKIGLAAAYRATGYNMKILGFDCVERLEAKKIGIKYVGLEELLQQSDFISLHLPLTKKTRNILDQRHLGLLKPGAILINTARSQLVEYETLHKALLDGRIRGYGVDVYDFEPPQLHPIFSLENVILSPHLGGTCYESNIRMGNTAVNNVIAVLETRTPPNRINEVNLC; translated from the coding sequence GTGTACAAGTGGAAGGTTGTTGTTACAGCAGTTACATTTGCAAAAGCTGACCCTGAGCCTTTAAATCGTTTAAAAGCTATAGGCTGTGAAGTTATCACCAACTCTTACGGTAGACCTTTGACGGAAGGTGAAATGATAAATATTGCTCAGGACGCAGATGCTTTAATTGTAGGTAATGATAAAGTGACGAGTGCAATGATTCGATCCTGTCCGAAATTAAAGGTAATTGCTAAACATGGTGTGGGTGTAGATGCTATCGACAGTAAGACGGCGACCGAATGTGGTGTAGTAGTGACAAATGCTCCAGGGGTAAATAGCCATGAGGTAGCTGATTTGGCTTTCGGATTACTCCACATGTTATCACGTGGATTATATATCGCAAATAAAGCAACGAAAGAGGGGAATTGGCTAAAGCCGATGGGAGTAGGTCTTTGGGGAAAAACGATTGGTATTATCGGTGTTGGGAAAATAGGTTTAGCTGCGGCTTATCGTGCAACAGGATATAATATGAAGATTTTAGGTTTCGACTGTGTGGAGCGATTGGAAGCAAAGAAAATAGGAATTAAATATGTTGGACTTGAGGAATTATTACAACAATCCGACTTTATCAGTCTTCATCTACCGTTAACTAAAAAAACAAGAAATATTCTTGATCAGCGCCATTTAGGTTTACTTAAACCTGGAGCTATTCTTATTAATACAGCCCGTAGTCAGCTGGTAGAGTACGAAACGTTGCATAAAGCATTACTTGATGGCCGTATCCGTGGATATGGTGTAGATGTATATGATTTTGAGCCTCCCCAGCTACATCCTATATTTAGTTTAGAAAATGTTATATTGTCTCCCCACTTAGGTGGAACTTGCTATGAGTCAAATATTCGCATGGGAAATACCGCCGTAAATAATGTAATTGCAGTATTAGAAACTCGTACCCCTCCTAATAGAATCAATGAGGTTAATCTATGTTAA
- a CDS encoding ABC transporter ATP-binding protein/permease, with translation MIKTVNWNFIQGMWQITKGYWISGEKWRARLLLGIIVGLNLGHVYVFVLLNEWNNTFYNTLQNHDKPGFVSALGTFSILATCHIVLAVYELYMQQLLEIKWRRWLTQEYLQKWLQKRSYYRMQLTDNSTDNPDQRISEDLKLFVNLTLRLSLGLLKATVTLLSFIAILWNLSGPFSIPLGGNDVSIPGYMVWVAVIYATVGTWLTAKIGNPLVGLTYSQQRYEADFRFSLMRLRENSESIALYGGEKQEQDNLSKRFHMVVNNFRDLMLRQKKLTWFTSGYSQIAIIFPLVVAAPRYFSNQIQLGGLMQISSAFGRVQDALSFFVESYSLFAEWQAVINRLNGFSNSINKVHYISEKEKIKVTHGEHLPFQVSQLHINLPNGERLLKKLDLTINKGDSLLIMGPSGCGKSTLMRTLAGIWPFGEGNITIPTEKKLLFLSQKSYLPLGTLRQSLLYPYNNSGFTTDENIRKVMALCKLNDLADKLDKVEDWSHILSLGEQQKIAFVRAILHQPNWLFLDEATSAIDEATEKELYKLLQTHLKDAAIISVGHRSTLTNYHAKKLVIDNIGNWRLDS, from the coding sequence ATGATAAAAACAGTTAATTGGAATTTTATCCAAGGGATGTGGCAGATTACTAAGGGCTATTGGATATCAGGGGAAAAATGGCGAGCTAGATTGTTGCTCGGTATCATTGTTGGCCTCAATCTAGGGCATGTTTATGTATTCGTATTGTTAAATGAATGGAATAATACATTTTATAACACCTTACAAAATCATGATAAACCAGGCTTTGTTAGTGCTCTAGGTACCTTTTCTATACTAGCAACTTGTCATATTGTTTTGGCTGTTTATGAACTCTACATGCAGCAGCTCCTGGAAATTAAATGGCGTCGTTGGCTGACCCAAGAATACTTGCAAAAATGGCTGCAAAAAAGGTCTTATTATCGTATGCAATTAACGGATAATAGTACAGATAATCCTGACCAACGAATTAGTGAGGATTTAAAGCTATTTGTTAATTTAACATTACGGCTTTCACTAGGATTGTTAAAAGCGACAGTTACTTTACTATCTTTTATTGCAATATTATGGAACCTATCAGGCCCTTTTTCTATACCTTTAGGGGGAAATGATGTATCTATCCCCGGATATATGGTTTGGGTTGCTGTTATTTATGCTACAGTGGGCACATGGCTAACAGCGAAGATTGGGAATCCTTTAGTAGGCCTTACTTATAGCCAACAGCGTTATGAGGCTGACTTTCGTTTTAGTCTAATGCGTCTTAGAGAGAATAGTGAGAGTATTGCTCTTTATGGTGGTGAAAAGCAAGAACAAGATAATTTATCAAAGCGTTTTCACATGGTAGTGAATAACTTTAGAGATTTAATGCTGCGGCAAAAGAAACTAACTTGGTTTACTTCTGGTTATTCTCAAATTGCTATTATCTTTCCTCTTGTTGTTGCAGCTCCGCGTTATTTTAGTAATCAAATACAATTGGGAGGGCTAATGCAGATTTCATCAGCCTTTGGTCGCGTGCAGGATGCATTATCCTTTTTTGTGGAGAGTTATTCCTTATTCGCTGAATGGCAAGCAGTCATTAATCGTCTAAACGGTTTTAGCAATAGTATAAACAAAGTACATTATATTTCTGAAAAAGAAAAGATTAAAGTAACTCATGGTGAACATTTACCTTTTCAGGTTTCTCAATTACATATTAATTTGCCTAATGGCGAAAGATTACTTAAAAAATTAGACTTGACGATTAATAAAGGTGATTCTCTTTTAATTATGGGGCCATCTGGATGTGGGAAAAGTACTCTAATGCGAACATTGGCCGGTATTTGGCCATTTGGAGAAGGTAATATTACCATTCCAACAGAGAAGAAACTTTTATTTTTATCCCAGAAATCCTATTTGCCTCTTGGTACCCTACGGCAATCCTTATTATATCCTTACAACAATTCAGGATTTACCACTGATGAAAATATTCGTAAGGTCATGGCACTTTGTAAATTGAATGATCTTGCCGATAAATTAGATAAAGTTGAGGATTGGTCTCATATTCTTTCCTTAGGAGAACAACAAAAGATCGCTTTTGTCAGAGCGATACTCCATCAACCCAATTGGTTGTTTTTAGATGAGGCAACATCCGCAATTGATGAAGCTACAGAAAAAGAATTATACAAACTCTTACAAACCCATCTCAAAGATGCAGCTATTATTAGTGTTGGTCATCGAAGTACGTTGACAAACTATCATGCAAAAAAACTAGTGATAGACAACATAGGTAACTGGCGGCTAGATTCATAA
- the thiW gene encoding energy coupling factor transporter S component ThiW has translation MQVRKLAFTALFIAIGVFSAHLVYIPIGIAKCFPVQHAINVLLAVLMGTRYSVSAAFSISLLRNILGTGSLLAFPGSMLGAALAGILYKKTNHILGAIVGEIIGTGIIGSLVAYPVAKYILGSQVGAFFFVLPFLVSTTGGSLIAYFLYHTPMKSFFHEKIG, from the coding sequence ATGCAAGTACGAAAATTAGCATTTACAGCTTTATTTATAGCCATAGGTGTTTTCTCAGCTCATTTGGTGTATATACCAATCGGTATTGCAAAGTGTTTTCCTGTACAGCATGCTATCAATGTGCTGTTAGCAGTGTTGATGGGGACAAGGTATTCCGTTAGTGCCGCCTTTAGTATTTCGCTCTTACGCAACATTCTTGGTACAGGCTCTTTGTTGGCTTTTCCGGGTAGTATGCTGGGGGCAGCCCTTGCAGGTATTTTGTATAAGAAGACGAATCATATTTTAGGAGCCATCGTTGGTGAGATTATTGGTACTGGAATTATAGGAAGCCTTGTAGCTTATCCTGTAGCAAAATATATACTTGGCTCTCAAGTAGGGGCATTCTTCTTCGTTCTTCCCTTCTTAGTTAGCACAACTGGTGGTAGTCTGATTGCTTATTTTCTATATCATACGCCGATGAAATCATTTTTTCACGAGAAAATAGGATAA
- a CDS encoding LysR family transcriptional regulator, producing MDIKNLECFIEVARYKSFSKAAEMMYISQPSISRMIKELETQFGVMLCYRDTKSVRLTDAGEIILRQAQQIVSSFQSITAQLGDLKKMQTGKIHIGIPQITAITSFSNLLSAFKNEYPNISIHLYEVGPKKVEAAIQEGSLDIGIFTPSEDDDLYEKIWFEQDPLEVIMHPTSRLAQYKVIDYKMLIDEEFVLYSNDYKLHDMIIDECKHAGFKPKIVLETSQRDWMTQMVAGNLGIAMLPSKICKSFDNKVIIHRPLEEPKLYLRLALVWRKERYLSYAALEFLSFVKNQLAKSE from the coding sequence TTGGATATAAAAAATCTAGAATGTTTTATCGAAGTTGCCCGTTACAAAAGCTTTAGTAAGGCTGCTGAAATGATGTATATTTCACAGCCGTCCATCAGTAGAATGATTAAGGAGTTAGAAACACAATTTGGCGTAATGTTATGCTACCGAGATACAAAGTCCGTTAGATTAACGGATGCTGGCGAAATTATTCTTAGACAAGCACAACAAATTGTATCATCATTTCAAAGTATAACTGCCCAATTAGGGGATTTGAAGAAAATGCAAACTGGGAAAATACATATTGGAATACCTCAAATTACTGCGATTACAAGTTTTTCAAATTTGCTTAGTGCATTTAAGAATGAATACCCTAACATTTCTATTCATCTATATGAAGTTGGTCCGAAAAAAGTAGAAGCAGCAATTCAAGAGGGATCATTAGATATTGGAATATTCACGCCTTCTGAGGATGACGACCTTTATGAAAAAATTTGGTTTGAACAAGATCCGCTTGAAGTAATTATGCACCCCACCAGTAGGTTGGCTCAATATAAGGTAATTGATTACAAGATGCTTATTGATGAAGAGTTTGTTTTATATAGCAACGATTATAAGCTGCATGATATGATAATAGATGAATGCAAACATGCTGGTTTTAAGCCTAAGATCGTTCTAGAAACTTCACAACGGGATTGGATGACGCAGATGGTAGCAGGAAACCTCGGTATCGCAATGCTGCCCAGCAAAATATGTAAAAGCTTTGATAATAAGGTTATTATACATCGCCCTCTTGAAGAGCCAAAATTATATTTGCGCCTGGCTCTAGTATGGAGAAAGGAGCGATATCTTTCTTACGCAGCCCTTGAATTTCTATCCTTTGTTAAAAACCAGCTGGCTAAGTCTGAATAA